A single genomic interval of Ovis aries strain OAR_USU_Benz2616 breed Rambouillet chromosome 9, ARS-UI_Ramb_v3.0, whole genome shotgun sequence harbors:
- the SLC52A2 gene encoding solute carrier family 52, riboflavin transporter, member 2 isoform X2, protein MAAPPLGRLVLTHLLVALFGMGSWAAVNGIWVELPVVVKNLPEGWSLPSYLCVLVALGNLGLLVVTVWRRLAPGKGERVPIQVVQALSVVGTALLAPLWRQVTTVAGQEHSVAFLALAFVLALACCASNVTFLPFLSRLPPPFLRSFFLGQGLSALLPCVLALVQGVGRLECPPTPTNGTPGPPLYFPERFPASTFFGILSTLLVISAAAFQGLLLLLPLPPSVPTGGPGPGLRVGTPGVEKEEEEEASPLQEPPSPAADATPSPEPVVPRLLSTHGAFLLGLLAVTNALTNGVLPAVQSYSCLPYGRLAYHLAVVLGSAANPLACFLAMGVLCRSLAGLGSLSLLGMLFGAYLMALAVLSPCPPLVGTSAGVVLVVVSWILCLGVFSYVKVAASSLLHGGGQPALLAAGVAIQVGSLLGAVAMFPPTSIYQVFRSGKDCVDPCGP, encoded by the exons ATGGCAGCACCCCCGCTGGGCCGTCTGGTGTTGACCCACCTGCTGGTAGCCCTCTTTGGCATGGGCtcatgggctgcagtcaatggtaTCTGGGTGGAGCTGCCTGTGGTAGTGAAAAACCTACCTGAGG GTTGGAGTCTCCCCTCCTACCTCTGTGTGCTTGTGGCTCtggggaacctgggtctcctggtgGTGACCGTGTGGAGGCGGCTGGCCCCGGGCAAGGGCGAGCGGGTCCCCATCCAGGTGGTGCAGGCGCTGAGCGTGGTGGGCACTGCCCTGCTGGCCCCCCTGTGGCGGCAGGTGACCACAGTGGCGGGGCAGGAGCACTCCGTGGCCTTCCTGGCCCTGGCCTTCGTGCTGGCGCTGGCCTGCTGTGCCTCTAACGTCACTTTCCTGCCCTTTCTGAGCCGCCTGCCACCTCCCTTCTTGCGGTCTTTCTTTCTGGGCCAAGGCCTCAGCGCTCTGCTGCCCTGTGTCCTGGCTCTAGTGCAGGGTGTGGGCCGCCTCGAGTGCCCACCAACCCCCACCAATGGCACCCCTGGGCCCCCCCTCTACTTCCCAGAGCGTTTTCCTGCCAGCACCTTCTTTGGGATCTTGTCCACCCTGTTGGTCATTTCAGCTGCCGCCTTTCAGGGTCTCCTGCTGCTGTTGCCATTGCCGCCGTCTGTACCCACGGGCGGCCCAGGGCCTGGCCTGCGGGTGGGAACCCCAGgagtggagaaggaggaagaggaagaggcctCGCCCCTGCAGGAACCCCCCAGCCCTGCGGCAGATGCCACCCCCAGCCCGGAACCTGTGGTCCCCAGGCTACTCTCCACCCATGGTGCCTTCCTGCTGGGCCTCCTGGCTGTCACCAATGCTCTGACCAACGGCGTGCTGCCCGCTGTACAGAGCTACTCCTGCTTGCCTTACGGGCGCCTCGCCTACCACTTGGCTGTGGTGCTGGGCAGTGCTGCCAACCCACTCGCCTGCTTTCTAGCCATGGGTGTTCTGTGCAG GTCCCTGGCAGGGCTGGGCAGTCTTTCTCTGCTGGGCATGCTCTTTGGGGCCTACCTGATGGCACTGGCAGTCCTgagcccctgcccacccctggTGGGCACCTCCGCAGGGGTGGTCCTTGTG GTGGTGTCGTGGATTCTGTGTCTGGGTGTGTTTTCGTATGTGAAGGTGGCTGCCAGCTCGCTCCTGCATGGTGGGGGCCAGCCGGCGTTGCTGGCCGCTGGCGTGGCCATCCAGGTGGGCTCCCTGCTTGGTGCTGTGGCCATGTTCCCTCCCACCAGCATCTACCAAGTATTCCGCAGCGGGAAGGACTGCGTGGACCCCTGTGGCCCCTAA
- the SLC52A2 gene encoding solute carrier family 52, riboflavin transporter, member 2 isoform X1, which produces MAAPPLGRLVLTHLLVALFGMGSWAAVNGIWVELPVVVKNLPEGWSLPSYLCVLVALGNLGLLVVTVWRRLAPGKGERVPIQVVQALSVVGTALLAPLWRQVTTVAGQEHSVAFLALAFVLALACCASNVTFLPFLSRLPPPFLRSFFLGQGLSALLPCVLALVQGVGRLECPPTPTNGTPGPPLYFPERFPASTFFGILSTLLVISAAAFQGLLLLLPLPPSVPTGGPGPGLRVGTPGVEKEEEEEASPLQEPPSPAADATPSPEPVVPRLLSTHGAFLLGLLAVTNALTNGVLPAVQSYSCLPYGRLAYHLAVVLGSAANPLACFLAMGVLCRSLAGLGSLSLLGMLFGAYLMALAVLSPCPPLVGTSAGVVLVPATVFTLPGGVVDSVSGCVFVCEGGCQLAPAWWGPAGVAGRWRGHPGGLPAWCCGHVPSHQHLPSIPQREGLRGPLWPLSLMLGDTLLP; this is translated from the exons ATGGCAGCACCCCCGCTGGGCCGTCTGGTGTTGACCCACCTGCTGGTAGCCCTCTTTGGCATGGGCtcatgggctgcagtcaatggtaTCTGGGTGGAGCTGCCTGTGGTAGTGAAAAACCTACCTGAGG GTTGGAGTCTCCCCTCCTACCTCTGTGTGCTTGTGGCTCtggggaacctgggtctcctggtgGTGACCGTGTGGAGGCGGCTGGCCCCGGGCAAGGGCGAGCGGGTCCCCATCCAGGTGGTGCAGGCGCTGAGCGTGGTGGGCACTGCCCTGCTGGCCCCCCTGTGGCGGCAGGTGACCACAGTGGCGGGGCAGGAGCACTCCGTGGCCTTCCTGGCCCTGGCCTTCGTGCTGGCGCTGGCCTGCTGTGCCTCTAACGTCACTTTCCTGCCCTTTCTGAGCCGCCTGCCACCTCCCTTCTTGCGGTCTTTCTTTCTGGGCCAAGGCCTCAGCGCTCTGCTGCCCTGTGTCCTGGCTCTAGTGCAGGGTGTGGGCCGCCTCGAGTGCCCACCAACCCCCACCAATGGCACCCCTGGGCCCCCCCTCTACTTCCCAGAGCGTTTTCCTGCCAGCACCTTCTTTGGGATCTTGTCCACCCTGTTGGTCATTTCAGCTGCCGCCTTTCAGGGTCTCCTGCTGCTGTTGCCATTGCCGCCGTCTGTACCCACGGGCGGCCCAGGGCCTGGCCTGCGGGTGGGAACCCCAGgagtggagaaggaggaagaggaagaggcctCGCCCCTGCAGGAACCCCCCAGCCCTGCGGCAGATGCCACCCCCAGCCCGGAACCTGTGGTCCCCAGGCTACTCTCCACCCATGGTGCCTTCCTGCTGGGCCTCCTGGCTGTCACCAATGCTCTGACCAACGGCGTGCTGCCCGCTGTACAGAGCTACTCCTGCTTGCCTTACGGGCGCCTCGCCTACCACTTGGCTGTGGTGCTGGGCAGTGCTGCCAACCCACTCGCCTGCTTTCTAGCCATGGGTGTTCTGTGCAG GTCCCTGGCAGGGCTGGGCAGTCTTTCTCTGCTGGGCATGCTCTTTGGGGCCTACCTGATGGCACTGGCAGTCCTgagcccctgcccacccctggTGGGCACCTCCGCAGGGGTGGTCCTTGTG CCTGCTACTGTGTTTACCCTCCCAGGTGGTGTCGTGGATTCTGTGTCTGGGTGTGTTTTCGTATGTGAAGGTGGCTGCCAGCTCGCTCCTGCATGGTGGGGGCCAGCCGGCGTTGCTGGCCGCTGGCGTGGCCATCCAGGTGGGCTCCCTGCTTGGTGCTGTGGCCATGTTCCCTCCCACCAGCATCTACCAAGTATTCCGCAGCGGGAAGGACTGCGTGGACCCCTGTGGCCCCTAAGCCTCATGTTGGGGGATACTCTGCTCCCCTGA
- the SLC52A2 gene encoding solute carrier family 52, riboflavin transporter, member 2 isoform X3, whose translation MAAPPLGRLVLTHLLVALFGMGSWAAVNGIWVELPVVVKNLPEGWSLPSYLCVLVALGNLGLLVVTVWRRLAPGKGERVPIQVVQALSVVGTALLAPLWRQGLLLLLPLPPSVPTGGPGPGLRVGTPGVEKEEEEEASPLQEPPSPAADATPSPEPVVPRLLSTHGAFLLGLLAVTNALTNGVLPAVQSYSCLPYGRLAYHLAVVLGSAANPLACFLAMGVLCRSLAGLGSLSLLGMLFGAYLMALAVLSPCPPLVGTSAGVVLVVVSWILCLGVFSYVKVAASSLLHGGGQPALLAAGVAIQVGSLLGAVAMFPPTSIYQVFRSGKDCVDPCGP comes from the exons ATGGCAGCACCCCCGCTGGGCCGTCTGGTGTTGACCCACCTGCTGGTAGCCCTCTTTGGCATGGGCtcatgggctgcagtcaatggtaTCTGGGTGGAGCTGCCTGTGGTAGTGAAAAACCTACCTGAGG GTTGGAGTCTCCCCTCCTACCTCTGTGTGCTTGTGGCTCtggggaacctgggtctcctggtgGTGACCGTGTGGAGGCGGCTGGCCCCGGGCAAGGGCGAGCGGGTCCCCATCCAGGTGGTGCAGGCGCTGAGCGTGGTGGGCACTGCCCTGCTGGCCCCCCTGTGGCGGCAG GGTCTCCTGCTGCTGTTGCCATTGCCGCCGTCTGTACCCACGGGCGGCCCAGGGCCTGGCCTGCGGGTGGGAACCCCAGgagtggagaaggaggaagaggaagaggcctCGCCCCTGCAGGAACCCCCCAGCCCTGCGGCAGATGCCACCCCCAGCCCGGAACCTGTGGTCCCCAGGCTACTCTCCACCCATGGTGCCTTCCTGCTGGGCCTCCTGGCTGTCACCAATGCTCTGACCAACGGCGTGCTGCCCGCTGTACAGAGCTACTCCTGCTTGCCTTACGGGCGCCTCGCCTACCACTTGGCTGTGGTGCTGGGCAGTGCTGCCAACCCACTCGCCTGCTTTCTAGCCATGGGTGTTCTGTGCAG GTCCCTGGCAGGGCTGGGCAGTCTTTCTCTGCTGGGCATGCTCTTTGGGGCCTACCTGATGGCACTGGCAGTCCTgagcccctgcccacccctggTGGGCACCTCCGCAGGGGTGGTCCTTGTG GTGGTGTCGTGGATTCTGTGTCTGGGTGTGTTTTCGTATGTGAAGGTGGCTGCCAGCTCGCTCCTGCATGGTGGGGGCCAGCCGGCGTTGCTGGCCGCTGGCGTGGCCATCCAGGTGGGCTCCCTGCTTGGTGCTGTGGCCATGTTCCCTCCCACCAGCATCTACCAAGTATTCCGCAGCGGGAAGGACTGCGTGGACCCCTGTGGCCCCTAA
- the SLC52A2 gene encoding solute carrier family 52, riboflavin transporter, member 2 isoform X4 codes for MAAPPLGRLVLTHLLVALFGMGSWAAVNGIWVELPVVVKNLPEGWSLPSYLCVLVALGNLGLLVVTVWRRLAPGKGERVPIQGLLLLLPLPPSVPTGGPGPGLRVGTPGVEKEEEEEASPLQEPPSPAADATPSPEPVVPRLLSTHGAFLLGLLAVTNALTNGVLPAVQSYSCLPYGRLAYHLAVVLGSAANPLACFLAMGVLCRSLAGLGSLSLLGMLFGAYLMALAVLSPCPPLVGTSAGVVLVVVSWILCLGVFSYVKVAASSLLHGGGQPALLAAGVAIQVGSLLGAVAMFPPTSIYQVFRSGKDCVDPCGP; via the exons ATGGCAGCACCCCCGCTGGGCCGTCTGGTGTTGACCCACCTGCTGGTAGCCCTCTTTGGCATGGGCtcatgggctgcagtcaatggtaTCTGGGTGGAGCTGCCTGTGGTAGTGAAAAACCTACCTGAGG GTTGGAGTCTCCCCTCCTACCTCTGTGTGCTTGTGGCTCtggggaacctgggtctcctggtgGTGACCGTGTGGAGGCGGCTGGCCCCGGGCAAGGGCGAGCGGGTCCCCATCCAG GGTCTCCTGCTGCTGTTGCCATTGCCGCCGTCTGTACCCACGGGCGGCCCAGGGCCTGGCCTGCGGGTGGGAACCCCAGgagtggagaaggaggaagaggaagaggcctCGCCCCTGCAGGAACCCCCCAGCCCTGCGGCAGATGCCACCCCCAGCCCGGAACCTGTGGTCCCCAGGCTACTCTCCACCCATGGTGCCTTCCTGCTGGGCCTCCTGGCTGTCACCAATGCTCTGACCAACGGCGTGCTGCCCGCTGTACAGAGCTACTCCTGCTTGCCTTACGGGCGCCTCGCCTACCACTTGGCTGTGGTGCTGGGCAGTGCTGCCAACCCACTCGCCTGCTTTCTAGCCATGGGTGTTCTGTGCAG GTCCCTGGCAGGGCTGGGCAGTCTTTCTCTGCTGGGCATGCTCTTTGGGGCCTACCTGATGGCACTGGCAGTCCTgagcccctgcccacccctggTGGGCACCTCCGCAGGGGTGGTCCTTGTG GTGGTGTCGTGGATTCTGTGTCTGGGTGTGTTTTCGTATGTGAAGGTGGCTGCCAGCTCGCTCCTGCATGGTGGGGGCCAGCCGGCGTTGCTGGCCGCTGGCGTGGCCATCCAGGTGGGCTCCCTGCTTGGTGCTGTGGCCATGTTCCCTCCCACCAGCATCTACCAAGTATTCCGCAGCGGGAAGGACTGCGTGGACCCCTGTGGCCCCTAA